A genomic stretch from Setaria viridis chromosome 1, Setaria_viridis_v4.0, whole genome shotgun sequence includes:
- the LOC117839790 gene encoding fasciclin-like arabinogalactan protein 3 has protein sequence MASKILLSVLLLAAASPAALAAFDVIQMLVDKPQYAGFSKLLAQTNVAAEANQLRAASLLVVPDKAVQTLASLPADKLRAAVANHVLLSYFDPIKLDEMKSRTAMLPTLLSNTDKALGVLNYSRADDGQMYFGAPGVPCVAKLVKVVAARPYSVSIMEVSEPILPPGFGKPVAAPGRRGKGGRGGRGGKGKIKTASAAGLDESKKATVEAAAGKASPGSPGSAAPAPVPAS, from the coding sequence ATGGCTTCCAAGATCCTGCtctccgtcctcctcctcgccgcggcctcTCCCGCGGCGCTGGCAGCCTTCGACGTGATCCAGATGCTGGTGGACAAGCCCCAGTACGCCGGGTTCTCTAAGCTCCTGGCGCAGACCAacgtggcggcggaggccaaCCAGCTCCGCGCGGCGTCGCTGCTGGTGGTCCCCGACAAGGCCGTCCAGACCCTGGCGTCGCTGCCCGCCGACAAGcttcgggcggcggtggcgaaccACGTCCTCCTCAGCTACTTCGATCCCATCAAGCTGGACGAGATGAAGAGCCGCACCGCGATGCTCCCCACGCTCCTGTCCAACACCGACAAGGCCCTCGGCGTGCTCAACTACTCCAGGGCCGACGACGGGCAGATGTACTTCGGCGCCCCCGGCGTGCCCTGCGTCGCCAAGCTCGTCAAGGTCGTCGCCGCGCGCCCCTACTCCGTGTCCATCATGGAGGTCAGCGAGCCCATCCTGCCGCCAGGGTTCGGCaagcccgtcgccgcgcccggccgccgcggcaaGGGTGGAAGAGGTGGCAGGGGTGGCAAGGGCAAGATCaagacggcgtcggcggccggccTTGACGAGTCCAAGAAGGCCACCGTGGAAGCAGCAGCGGGCAAGGCGTCCCCAGGCAGCCCCGGATCCGCTGCGCCCGCTCCAGTACCCGCCTCTTAG